The following coding sequences lie in one Myxococcus xanthus genomic window:
- a CDS encoding DedA family protein: MAAGPLPWLLTHGTAALLFAALVAGGLGVPIPEDLVLLSLGILAHRDVLPISLAAAVAVAGVLCGDTALFLTARRLGPALYEHPRMKKLLPPERRERLAQLYARHGGRCVFVGRFLSVLRGAVFIMAAVQGMRLRHFLLWDGLALFLSAPVVVGLGYAFSHSVDAVAKGAARAEHLLVLATTVALLVVGGVRRLRTRRLAQRSR; this comes from the coding sequence ATGGCCGCAGGTCCACTCCCGTGGCTGCTGACCCATGGCACAGCGGCCCTGCTCTTCGCCGCCCTTGTCGCCGGAGGCTTGGGGGTGCCCATTCCAGAGGACCTGGTGCTGCTGTCGCTGGGCATCCTCGCGCACCGGGACGTCCTGCCCATCTCCCTGGCGGCCGCGGTCGCGGTGGCCGGAGTGCTCTGCGGAGACACGGCCCTCTTCCTCACCGCTCGAAGGTTGGGGCCCGCGCTGTACGAGCATCCACGGATGAAGAAGCTCCTGCCGCCTGAGCGCCGCGAGCGACTGGCCCAGCTCTACGCGCGCCACGGCGGGCGCTGCGTCTTCGTGGGGCGCTTTCTCTCGGTGCTGCGCGGAGCGGTGTTCATCATGGCCGCGGTGCAGGGCATGCGACTGCGCCACTTCCTGCTGTGGGACGGGTTGGCGCTATTCCTCAGCGCCCCGGTGGTGGTGGGGTTGGGCTACGCCTTCTCACACAGCGTGGACGCGGTGGCGAAAGGAGCCGCGCGGGCCGAGCACCTGTTGGTGCTGGCCACGACGGTGGCCCTGCTGGTGGTGGGGGGCGTGCGCCGGCTGCGCACGCGGCGCCTGGCCCAACGCTCGCGGTGA
- a CDS encoding AI-2E family transporter produces MGSPFLAGWARRWQRYGTGAWAVVAKRDGGGQRSQVTPTTVFTVCASVLAVVVLVTFMAKTRVALTLTGIATILALALEHGVARLERGRLPRLAAIALVMTTLLVIVAALALLVIPAAADQLDALVRQWPQLMEELRSSRPIQVLSDRLQALGWARRLEEATPRLATGALPTLLIRAIGGVVGVVISALTVFFLVVFMLTFGGDLIRRGLALVGPEHRMRYVRVFHNVYSATGGYLSGLALICTINATLTTVTLALLGLPYFLPLGIASGFSSLVPYVGPLIAGGVITLLTWATQGIWAAAAALAYFLLYGPLEGNVLAPLVFRRTVHVNPLLVLLAVLFCAELAGIVGAVVAVPVAATLQIISREVLLFRQERRAARTIPPAEPE; encoded by the coding sequence GTGGGTAGCCCGTTCCTGGCAGGGTGGGCACGTCGGTGGCAGCGATACGGCACGGGAGCGTGGGCGGTGGTGGCGAAGCGAGACGGCGGGGGGCAACGCTCGCAAGTCACACCGACGACGGTGTTCACCGTCTGCGCTTCCGTGCTCGCGGTGGTCGTGCTCGTCACCTTCATGGCGAAGACGCGGGTGGCACTGACACTGACGGGCATCGCCACCATCCTGGCGCTCGCGTTGGAACATGGCGTCGCGCGATTGGAGCGCGGCAGGCTGCCTCGGCTGGCCGCCATCGCCCTGGTGATGACGACATTGCTGGTCATCGTCGCCGCCCTCGCGCTGCTCGTGATTCCCGCCGCGGCGGACCAGTTGGACGCCCTGGTTCGCCAGTGGCCGCAGCTGATGGAGGAACTGCGGAGCTCTCGGCCCATCCAGGTGCTCAGCGACCGGCTGCAGGCGCTCGGCTGGGCGCGACGGTTGGAGGAAGCAACTCCCCGGCTCGCCACCGGCGCCCTGCCTACGCTGCTCATCCGAGCCATCGGAGGCGTGGTGGGGGTGGTCATCTCGGCCCTCACCGTCTTCTTCCTCGTCGTGTTCATGCTGACATTCGGAGGAGACCTGATTCGCAGGGGGCTGGCCCTGGTCGGCCCCGAGCACCGGATGCGATACGTCCGGGTCTTCCACAACGTCTACAGCGCCACGGGCGGCTACCTGTCCGGGCTGGCGCTCATCTGCACCATCAACGCCACCCTGACCACGGTGACGCTGGCGCTCCTGGGCTTGCCGTACTTCCTGCCCTTGGGCATCGCCAGTGGCTTCTCCAGCCTGGTTCCCTATGTAGGGCCGCTCATCGCTGGGGGCGTCATCACCTTGCTGACGTGGGCCACGCAGGGAATCTGGGCGGCGGCGGCCGCGCTCGCCTACTTCCTGTTGTACGGGCCCCTCGAGGGCAACGTGCTGGCCCCACTCGTCTTCCGACGTACGGTCCACGTCAATCCGCTGCTCGTCCTCCTGGCAGTCCTGTTCTGCGCGGAGCTGGCCGGCATCGTGGGCGCGGTGGTGGCGGTGCCAGTGGCCGCGACCCTTCAAATCATCTCCCGGGAGGTCCTCCTCTTCCGGCAGGAGCGCAGGGCGGCGCGCACAATCCCCCCCGCGGAACCTGAATGA
- a CDS encoding phage tail protein translates to MSEPFIGQVMMFAGNFAPRGWAFCQGQLLSIAQNTALFSILGTTYGGNGQTTFALPDLRGRYPMQPGQGPGLSPRTLGEQGGAETVTLISTQMPAHNHTLNVSSQHGDTETPIGTVLAADSTATVLNYRAAPIDGTMNPAAIGVAGGSQPHNNMSPFLCINFIIALEGIFPSRN, encoded by the coding sequence GTGTCAGAGCCCTTCATCGGTCAGGTCATGATGTTCGCAGGCAACTTCGCTCCGCGGGGCTGGGCATTCTGCCAGGGGCAGCTTCTCTCCATCGCCCAGAACACGGCGCTCTTCTCCATTCTTGGCACCACCTATGGAGGCAATGGGCAGACGACGTTCGCTCTGCCGGATTTGCGCGGCCGCTATCCCATGCAGCCGGGCCAGGGCCCCGGCCTGTCCCCCCGCACGCTGGGCGAACAGGGTGGAGCTGAAACCGTGACGCTGATTTCGACTCAGATGCCGGCGCACAATCACACCCTGAATGTGAGCAGCCAGCACGGCGATACGGAAACGCCCATTGGTACCGTGCTCGCGGCGGACTCCACGGCGACCGTGCTCAACTACCGGGCTGCCCCCATCGACGGGACCATGAACCCCGCGGCCATCGGCGTCGCAGGCGGAAGCCAGCCGCACAACAACATGTCGCCCTTCTTGTGCATCAACTTCATCATCGCGCTGGAAGGCATCTTCCCGTCGCGCAACTGA
- a CDS encoding collagen-like protein, with translation MTQENWRRPLYQKWFQALPLTALLVLSACEEGTPGPQGPQGPAGPAGAEGPPGAPGAEGPVGPQGEPGAPGATGPQGPQGPPGPAGGPEGPPGLTALVRTDAEPSGENCAQAGVVVETGIDLNRNGQLEDEEVDASLTRYVCNGAQGLTGPEGPQGAMGPQGLRGEQGVQGPTGLQGETGMQGDRGPEGPAGAVGPAGPAGPQGSVGPEGPVGPAGATGPQGDVGLGTVTRTTVEPAAGNCATGGVRLEMGVDANRNGTLDAGEENVALTRFVCNGPAGPQGGQGPAGATGPDGAQGPSGPVGPQGPQGPQGPTGSLGAYGDGSAGAYNVPSGNTVDLTTAAGYNTLAGRQHLQFANVTISGTLIVPSGTVIRATGDVTVNGTIIVDPSAEDNGTGPAEAGVARAAAGEPQGGRGLLPLQAAQLLRPGGLGGGAGAKQAGVTGGRGGGSLVILAQGAIRIPPGGAINANGEAGGTAANLPGSGGGAGGAIVLVGKGSITVGGFVRAVGANGGAGNNAGGAGKGGGGGGGGGIVQLLSTTTPSVTGGIVVTAGAAGATANPTGASQAITAGGGGGACGGNGGSGGGGTLVAPQPSEAGAAGYDLRTITPTPENVFL, from the coding sequence ATGACGCAAGAGAACTGGCGACGCCCGCTGTATCAGAAGTGGTTTCAGGCGCTTCCGTTGACGGCACTGCTGGTGCTGTCGGCGTGTGAGGAAGGCACGCCGGGACCTCAGGGGCCGCAAGGTCCTGCCGGTCCCGCGGGCGCAGAAGGCCCTCCGGGAGCGCCGGGCGCCGAGGGGCCCGTTGGTCCTCAGGGCGAGCCAGGTGCGCCTGGTGCTACGGGCCCACAGGGGCCGCAAGGTCCTCCGGGCCCGGCAGGCGGGCCGGAGGGACCTCCGGGGCTGACGGCGCTGGTCCGGACCGACGCCGAACCCTCCGGTGAGAACTGCGCCCAGGCGGGTGTGGTGGTGGAGACGGGCATCGACCTCAACCGGAACGGTCAGTTGGAGGATGAGGAGGTCGACGCCTCGCTGACCCGTTACGTGTGCAACGGGGCACAGGGGCTCACGGGGCCCGAGGGGCCGCAGGGCGCCATGGGCCCGCAGGGCCTCCGTGGTGAGCAGGGCGTGCAGGGGCCAACCGGTCTTCAGGGTGAGACGGGCATGCAGGGTGACCGGGGACCGGAGGGGCCCGCTGGCGCGGTGGGACCTGCTGGGCCGGCGGGACCGCAGGGCTCCGTAGGACCTGAGGGCCCGGTGGGCCCAGCGGGTGCCACGGGTCCCCAGGGTGATGTCGGTCTGGGCACGGTGACGCGGACCACCGTGGAGCCGGCGGCCGGCAATTGCGCCACCGGTGGCGTGCGGCTGGAGATGGGTGTCGACGCCAACCGCAATGGGACGCTGGATGCAGGCGAGGAGAATGTCGCGCTCACCCGCTTCGTGTGCAACGGGCCGGCGGGACCGCAGGGCGGGCAAGGTCCTGCGGGCGCGACGGGTCCTGACGGGGCCCAGGGCCCTTCGGGACCGGTTGGTCCGCAGGGCCCTCAAGGTCCGCAGGGGCCCACGGGCTCGCTGGGCGCCTACGGTGACGGGTCGGCTGGAGCGTACAACGTCCCCAGCGGCAACACCGTCGATCTGACCACGGCCGCTGGCTACAATACGTTGGCCGGCCGGCAGCACCTCCAGTTCGCGAACGTCACCATCTCCGGCACGTTGATTGTCCCGAGTGGAACGGTCATCCGGGCCACTGGTGACGTCACCGTCAACGGTACGATCATCGTGGACCCCAGTGCCGAGGACAACGGAACCGGGCCCGCGGAGGCGGGTGTGGCGCGTGCGGCCGCAGGCGAGCCCCAAGGAGGGCGTGGGCTGTTGCCGCTCCAGGCCGCGCAACTCCTGCGACCCGGCGGCCTGGGCGGCGGCGCGGGGGCCAAGCAGGCCGGGGTGACCGGTGGCCGGGGTGGCGGCTCCCTGGTCATTCTCGCGCAGGGAGCGATCCGCATTCCCCCGGGGGGCGCCATCAATGCCAATGGTGAGGCTGGTGGGACCGCCGCCAACCTGCCCGGCTCGGGCGGTGGCGCGGGGGGCGCCATCGTCCTCGTGGGCAAGGGCTCCATCACCGTGGGGGGATTCGTTCGAGCGGTGGGGGCCAATGGTGGCGCTGGCAACAACGCGGGGGGCGCGGGCAAGGGCGGTGGCGGCGGCGGCGGCGGTGGCATCGTCCAGCTCCTCTCCACCACGACGCCCAGCGTGACAGGCGGCATTGTCGTGACCGCGGGCGCCGCGGGCGCCACCGCGAATCCCACGGGCGCAAGTCAGGCCATCACCGCGGGCGGTGGGGGCGGCGCGTGCGGTGGAAATGGTGGCTCGGGCGGTGGCGGGACGCTGGTCGCGCCTCAGCCGTCCGAGGCGGGGGCCGCCGGATATGACCTCCGGACCATCACGCCCACGCCGGAGAACGTGTTCCTGTAG
- a CDS encoding GNAT family N-acetyltransferase produces the protein MLLATVSIDLRAATASDEPFLFALYASTRESELAAWGWAPAQRDAFLRMQWMAQSHDWAARHPRADHQVVCLQGQPVGRLLVAKDAAAWRVVDIALLPAHQGSGVGTRLLTQVRDEAGKAGVPLRLRVLRTNPARRLYERLGFEVDAEPPEEAAAPYVAMTWNPAPRQD, from the coding sequence ATGCTGCTCGCCACTGTGTCCATTGACCTGCGCGCCGCGACGGCCTCGGACGAACCCTTCCTCTTCGCGCTGTACGCCAGCACCCGGGAGTCCGAGCTCGCCGCATGGGGCTGGGCGCCCGCGCAGCGCGACGCCTTCCTCCGCATGCAGTGGATGGCGCAGTCCCACGACTGGGCGGCCCGCCATCCTCGCGCCGACCACCAGGTGGTGTGTCTCCAAGGCCAACCCGTGGGGCGCCTGCTGGTCGCGAAAGACGCGGCGGCGTGGCGGGTGGTGGACATCGCCTTGTTGCCCGCACACCAAGGCAGCGGCGTGGGGACCCGGCTGCTGACCCAGGTGCGGGACGAGGCCGGCAAAGCAGGCGTCCCCCTCCGGCTGCGAGTGCTACGAACCAACCCCGCGCGCAGGCTGTACGAGCGCCTGGGCTTCGAGGTGGACGCCGAGCCTCCCGAGGAGGCCGCCGCCCCTTACGTCGCCATGACGTGGAACCCCGCGCCACGTCAGGACTGA
- a CDS encoding DUF1338 domain-containing protein — protein MTTDSAHRLLDLLWERYAAEVPYARTFVQLSGGRFRNDHVALRSLARPGGGIALFSQPFIRLGWKAAGAYAFPDAHLSAIYLSHPAGLPRIFISELKQEELSSRARELLARLPEDPAPPEDVDALAAWFGPPAPPDEAALLELEKESQYGAWLLAFGRKVNHFTGSVDDVEAWQKRMREAGVPMKADIEGAPGTSLRQTATQAAPLPVLLKGGGSRSWPYAYFEIAQRTPDFDGFLGPQARALFDMTKRGE, from the coding sequence ATGACCACCGACTCCGCCCATCGTCTCCTGGACCTGCTGTGGGAGCGCTACGCCGCGGAGGTGCCCTATGCGCGCACCTTCGTGCAGCTCTCCGGGGGCCGCTTCCGCAATGACCACGTCGCGCTTCGCTCGCTGGCCCGGCCCGGCGGTGGCATCGCGCTCTTCTCGCAGCCCTTCATCCGGCTTGGCTGGAAGGCCGCGGGTGCGTACGCCTTTCCGGATGCGCACCTGTCCGCCATCTATTTGTCACATCCGGCGGGGCTGCCCCGCATCTTCATCTCCGAGCTGAAGCAGGAGGAGCTGTCCTCGCGCGCTCGTGAGCTGCTCGCCCGGCTGCCCGAGGACCCCGCGCCTCCCGAGGACGTGGACGCACTCGCCGCGTGGTTTGGCCCGCCGGCGCCGCCGGACGAGGCCGCGCTGCTGGAGCTGGAGAAGGAGTCCCAGTACGGCGCCTGGCTGCTCGCCTTCGGCCGCAAGGTGAACCACTTCACCGGCTCGGTGGACGACGTGGAGGCGTGGCAGAAGCGCATGCGTGAGGCCGGGGTGCCGATGAAGGCCGACATCGAGGGCGCGCCCGGGACGTCGCTGCGGCAGACGGCCACGCAGGCCGCGCCGCTGCCCGTGTTGCTCAAGGGCGGTGGCTCACGCTCGTGGCCCTACGCCTACTTCGAGATTGCCCAGCGCACGCCGGACTTCGACGGCTTCCTGGGCCCCCAGGCCCGGGCGCTCTTCGACATGACGAAGCGCGGCGAGTAG
- a CDS encoding GNAT family N-acetyltransferase, with product MPAMGPDAVSSLLSTERLHLVQLPPDAAWRVLAYHEANREHVSTVSPARPANFFSVTYWRTRLAQDREDFRLDLSLRVFLLPRNQPVQLAPIIGNVSLTNIRRGPFQSADLGYGLDHHHEGLGLMTEALRAVCDYAFNVMGLHRLQANHLPENLRSAAVLKRLGFQVEGIARELLLIDGQWRDHVLNALIAPGRRR from the coding sequence ATGCCCGCCATGGGCCCAGACGCAGTTTCCAGCCTGCTGAGCACCGAACGCCTGCATCTGGTGCAGCTCCCACCGGATGCGGCGTGGCGCGTGCTCGCGTACCACGAGGCGAACCGGGAGCACGTCTCCACCGTGTCGCCGGCACGGCCGGCCAACTTCTTCTCGGTGACGTACTGGCGCACGCGGCTGGCGCAGGACCGAGAGGACTTCCGGCTCGACCTGTCTCTGCGCGTGTTCCTGCTGCCGCGAAACCAGCCCGTCCAGTTGGCGCCCATCATCGGCAACGTCTCACTCACGAACATCCGCCGCGGCCCGTTTCAGTCCGCGGACCTGGGCTACGGCCTGGACCACCACCATGAAGGCCTGGGCCTGATGACGGAGGCCCTGCGCGCGGTGTGTGACTACGCCTTCAACGTCATGGGCCTGCACCGCCTCCAGGCCAACCACCTGCCAGAGAACCTGCGTAGCGCCGCGGTGCTGAAGCGCCTGGGCTTCCAGGTAGAGGGCATCGCGCGGGAGCTCCTGCTCATCGACGGCCAGTGGCGCGACCACGTCCTCAACGCGCTGATTGCCCCTGGCCGGCGGAGATGA
- a CDS encoding OmpA family protein encodes MLKRGWKALAGITALAAVGCAHAPPPQELLNARAAYQEVSTSPQGRERPRDVAAARDALLEAEREYDRSQDSPRTRSLSYVALRKSETAGTRGTADLAARRQAEAQATLQEAQARQWQRSQVELGAARQQLAQAERERLQALQQQQQARQHAVTQQQEAERMRMDAQRRQQEADQLRRLAQQQEAESRRLAEETTRLQEEEQRRVRAETESQRLAQENHELLQRSAELEAEQEARRQVERELERERQARLDAEQRATEALTQLESTARDVKVREEARGLVLTMSGQVLFASNAVDLLPAAREQLTEVANALKVSDSPMVIEGHTDSMGSDAMNEALSYRRAEHVREFLISQGVSRDRIQVRGLGEYRPVANNSTPEGRANNRRVEIILPREGEEATGGSGARSPR; translated from the coding sequence ATGCTGAAGCGTGGATGGAAGGCCCTCGCTGGCATCACGGCGCTGGCCGCCGTGGGGTGTGCACACGCACCACCGCCACAGGAACTCCTCAACGCGCGCGCGGCGTACCAGGAGGTCTCCACCAGCCCCCAGGGCCGTGAGCGCCCTCGCGACGTCGCGGCGGCGCGGGATGCGCTGCTGGAAGCCGAGCGGGAGTACGACCGCAGCCAGGACTCTCCTCGCACCCGCTCGCTGTCCTACGTGGCGTTGCGCAAGTCAGAGACGGCGGGGACACGCGGCACCGCGGACCTGGCGGCGCGGCGTCAGGCCGAGGCCCAGGCCACGCTCCAGGAAGCCCAGGCGCGGCAATGGCAACGCTCCCAGGTGGAGCTGGGTGCGGCCCGTCAGCAGCTCGCCCAGGCCGAGCGTGAGCGGCTGCAGGCCCTCCAGCAACAGCAACAGGCCCGGCAGCACGCCGTGACGCAGCAGCAGGAAGCCGAGCGCATGCGGATGGATGCCCAGCGGCGCCAGCAAGAGGCGGACCAGCTGCGGCGGTTGGCCCAGCAGCAGGAGGCGGAGTCGCGGCGGCTGGCGGAGGAGACCACGCGGCTTCAGGAAGAAGAGCAGCGCCGGGTGCGGGCCGAGACTGAATCCCAGCGCCTGGCCCAGGAGAACCACGAACTGCTCCAGCGCTCGGCGGAGTTGGAAGCGGAGCAGGAGGCACGGCGCCAGGTGGAGCGGGAGTTGGAACGCGAGCGACAGGCGAGGCTCGACGCGGAACAGCGCGCCACGGAGGCCCTGACGCAGTTGGAGTCGACGGCGCGCGACGTGAAGGTCCGCGAGGAGGCGCGAGGCCTGGTGCTGACGATGTCAGGACAGGTGCTGTTCGCGTCGAACGCGGTGGACCTGCTCCCGGCGGCGCGTGAGCAGCTGACGGAGGTGGCCAACGCGCTCAAGGTGTCCGACAGTCCCATGGTCATCGAAGGCCACACGGACTCGATGGGCTCGGACGCGATGAACGAAGCCCTGTCCTACCGGCGGGCGGAGCACGTGCGGGAGTTCCTCATCAGCCAGGGCGTGAGTCGCGACCGCATCCAGGTGCGCGGCCTGGGCGAGTACCGGCCCGTCGCCAACAACTCCACCCCCGAGGGCCGGGCCAACAACCGGCGCGTGGAAATCATCCTCCCACGCGAAGGAGAGGAGGCCACCGGCGGCAGCGGCGCTCGCAGTCCCCGATGA
- a CDS encoding DUF4398 domain-containing protein, which translates to MRLKLAAVLLGLTMVGCAGRRVLPAPNEHRVQAEASLRAAEGAGAARVPEAALHLEFARQQIADAERLWVEGEQEAAELRFMQAEADAELAQALARAVPLERESRRTAAQAESLRRGQP; encoded by the coding sequence ATGCGCCTGAAGCTGGCGGCGGTGCTGCTGGGTCTGACGATGGTGGGATGCGCCGGGCGGCGGGTGTTACCCGCGCCGAATGAGCACCGCGTGCAGGCGGAAGCCTCGCTGCGCGCGGCGGAAGGCGCTGGCGCCGCCCGAGTCCCCGAAGCGGCCCTGCACCTGGAGTTCGCCCGGCAGCAGATTGCCGACGCGGAGCGGCTGTGGGTGGAAGGCGAACAGGAAGCCGCGGAGCTGCGCTTCATGCAGGCCGAGGCGGACGCGGAGCTGGCGCAAGCGCTGGCCCGGGCCGTCCCGCTGGAGCGCGAGTCGCGACGCACGGCCGCCCAGGCGGAGTCCCTGCGCCGCGGCCAGCCGTGA
- a CDS encoding 5'-3' exonuclease, giving the protein MRLHLVDGTYELYRAHFSPRPGHAAPGGQDVKATVGLLSSLLALLHDADEAVTHVAVAFDNPIRSFRNALFDGYKSDEGVPPELHAQFDLAEDAVRALGVTAWSMKEQEADDALATAAARWADAVEQVRLLTPDKDLGQCVRGSRVVQVDRRQEKVLDEDAVRAKLGVPPASVPDLLALMGDAADGIPGLPGFGEKGASALLSAHGHLEDIPAEASEWKVRPRGAEKLAATLREHRDAALLYRRLATLVTDAPLPGTSSLEDLAWKGVPAAAYEAFCDRLGLTTLKRRPKRWAP; this is encoded by the coding sequence ATGCGCCTGCACCTGGTCGACGGCACCTACGAGCTCTACCGCGCCCACTTCTCGCCCCGTCCGGGCCATGCCGCGCCGGGTGGACAGGACGTGAAGGCCACGGTGGGGCTGCTGTCCTCGCTGCTCGCGTTGCTGCACGACGCGGACGAAGCGGTGACGCACGTGGCGGTGGCGTTCGACAACCCCATCCGCTCGTTCCGCAACGCGCTGTTCGACGGTTACAAGAGCGACGAGGGCGTGCCCCCGGAGCTGCACGCGCAATTCGACCTGGCGGAGGATGCCGTGCGCGCGCTGGGCGTCACCGCGTGGTCCATGAAGGAGCAGGAGGCGGATGACGCGCTGGCCACCGCCGCGGCGCGCTGGGCGGACGCGGTGGAGCAGGTGCGGCTGCTCACGCCCGACAAGGATTTGGGCCAGTGCGTGCGTGGCAGCCGCGTGGTGCAGGTGGACCGGCGGCAGGAGAAGGTGCTCGACGAGGACGCGGTGCGCGCGAAGCTGGGTGTGCCGCCCGCGAGCGTGCCGGACCTGCTGGCGCTGATGGGTGACGCGGCGGATGGCATCCCCGGACTGCCGGGCTTTGGGGAGAAGGGCGCGTCGGCGCTGCTGAGCGCGCATGGCCACCTGGAGGACATCCCCGCGGAGGCGTCCGAGTGGAAGGTGCGTCCGCGGGGCGCGGAGAAGTTGGCCGCGACGCTGCGCGAGCACCGCGACGCCGCGCTGCTCTACCGCCGGCTGGCCACGCTGGTGACGGACGCGCCGCTGCCGGGTACGTCGTCGCTGGAGGACCTGGCGTGGAAGGGCGTGCCGGCCGCCGCGTACGAAGCGTTCTGTGACCGGCTGGGCCTGACGACGCTCAAGCGCCGTCCCAAGCGCTGGGCGCCCTGA
- a CDS encoding ATP-binding protein produces MPLSPRAAHSPPVVWVLDDSPVETQAICRALEPCCKVTGFMDGASLLECLTQGPVPEVLVLDWHLPDMSGLEVCRFVRGNPATEHVPVLLITGNTRAEDVVEGLAAGANDYVFKPFRPVEFAARVQALAQWERSRRKTLEDERARRRRLEGTLTEVQAAEERAWRSELRFRLAARATRDAVWEWDPRTGLTDWTSSLHEVFGYAPGTIQDEHRWWEERLHPDDRARVVASLQATLEGPEHEWQDTYRFQRGDGSWAYVADRCHIIRDAQDKATQVVGAMQDVTERQEAEAARARLLELERGAREESDRQRAMLATLFEQVPALLGVLSVPDQRCVVANARLRQRFGQRPLVGRTLREALPELEGQNVLELLDTVFATGESFSARELPVRIAQVPGGPPPEGYFDFMYQPMLDASGRLTAVILFAVEVTDSVLARRKESELAQQMKARADFERQLIGIVSHDLRNPLGAITLAVAMMLQRGPLDERQERQAQRIRSSADRATRMIRDLLDFTRARQGTGLPVYPQPMDLHEVVRTVLDEVHAGWPDRRLETECTGSGAGTWDPDRLAQLIGNLVGNALQYSPPGTPVRVASRGDDDGVVLEVHNLGPAIPLERQPRIFEPLERATVRPEDQGRRSIGLGLYIVRSIVLAHGGTVEAHSQEETGTTFTVRLPRHAPTALPVRPDGNEAAG; encoded by the coding sequence GTGCCCCTCTCCCCCCGCGCCGCACACTCCCCTCCTGTGGTCTGGGTGCTCGACGACAGTCCAGTAGAGACCCAGGCCATCTGCCGCGCGCTGGAGCCCTGCTGCAAGGTCACCGGGTTCATGGACGGGGCCTCGCTGCTGGAGTGCCTGACGCAGGGGCCCGTGCCCGAGGTGCTCGTGCTGGACTGGCACCTGCCCGACATGTCGGGCCTGGAGGTCTGCCGTTTCGTCCGCGGCAATCCCGCCACCGAGCACGTCCCCGTCCTGCTGATCACCGGGAACACGCGCGCGGAGGACGTGGTGGAGGGCCTGGCCGCGGGGGCCAACGACTACGTCTTCAAGCCCTTCCGCCCGGTGGAGTTCGCCGCGCGCGTCCAGGCCCTGGCGCAGTGGGAGCGCAGCCGGCGCAAGACGCTGGAGGACGAACGGGCGCGACGCCGGCGGCTGGAAGGCACCCTGACGGAGGTCCAGGCCGCAGAGGAGCGCGCCTGGCGCAGCGAGCTGCGCTTCCGGCTGGCGGCGCGCGCCACGCGGGACGCGGTGTGGGAGTGGGACCCGCGCACGGGCCTCACGGACTGGACGAGCAGCCTGCATGAAGTCTTCGGCTACGCCCCCGGCACCATCCAGGACGAGCATCGCTGGTGGGAGGAACGGCTGCACCCGGACGACCGCGCGCGCGTCGTCGCCAGCCTCCAGGCCACCTTGGAAGGCCCCGAGCACGAGTGGCAGGACACCTACCGCTTCCAGCGCGGAGACGGCTCCTGGGCCTACGTGGCGGACCGCTGCCACATCATCCGGGACGCGCAGGACAAGGCCACGCAGGTGGTGGGCGCCATGCAGGATGTCACCGAGCGCCAGGAGGCCGAGGCCGCCCGGGCCCGGCTGCTGGAGCTGGAGCGCGGTGCCCGGGAGGAATCGGACCGGCAGCGCGCCATGCTGGCCACCCTCTTCGAACAGGTGCCCGCGCTGCTCGGCGTGCTGAGCGTGCCGGACCAGCGCTGCGTGGTGGCCAACGCGCGGCTGAGGCAGCGCTTCGGCCAGCGGCCGCTGGTGGGCCGCACGCTCCGCGAGGCCCTGCCGGAGCTGGAGGGACAGAACGTCCTCGAGTTGCTGGACACCGTCTTCGCCACCGGCGAGTCCTTCAGCGCGCGGGAGCTGCCCGTGCGCATCGCCCAGGTGCCCGGCGGCCCCCCGCCGGAGGGTTACTTCGACTTCATGTACCAGCCGATGCTGGATGCCAGCGGACGGCTGACGGCCGTCATCCTGTTCGCGGTGGAAGTCACGGACTCCGTCCTGGCGCGGCGCAAGGAGTCGGAGCTGGCGCAGCAGATGAAGGCCCGCGCGGACTTCGAGCGGCAGCTCATCGGCATCGTCAGCCATGACCTGCGCAACCCGCTGGGGGCCATCACCCTGGCGGTGGCCATGATGCTCCAGCGCGGACCGCTGGATGAACGGCAGGAGCGTCAGGCCCAGCGAATCCGGAGCTCGGCCGACCGCGCGACGCGGATGATTCGCGACCTGCTCGACTTCACCCGCGCGCGCCAGGGCACGGGGCTTCCGGTGTACCCCCAGCCCATGGACCTGCACGAAGTCGTTCGCACGGTGCTGGACGAGGTGCACGCCGGTTGGCCCGACCGCCGGCTGGAGACGGAGTGCACCGGGAGCGGCGCGGGCACGTGGGACCCGGACCGGCTGGCGCAGCTCATTGGCAACCTGGTGGGCAATGCCTTGCAGTACAGCCCGCCCGGCACGCCCGTGCGAGTGGCGTCCCGGGGCGATGACGACGGCGTCGTGCTGGAGGTCCACAACCTGGGCCCGGCGATTCCCCTGGAGCGGCAGCCGCGCATCTTCGAGCCGCTGGAGCGCGCCACGGTGCGCCCGGAGGACCAGGGCCGACGCAGCATCGGCCTGGGGCTCTACATCGTGCGCAGCATCGTCCTGGCCCACGGTGGCACGGTGGAGGCGCACTCCCAGGAGGAGACGGGCACCACCTTCACCGTGCGGCTGCCGCGTCATGCGCCCACGGCGCTGCCCGTGCGCCCGGACGGCAACGAGGCCGCGGGGTAG